The following are from one region of the Actinopolyspora halophila DSM 43834 genome:
- a CDS encoding MFS transporter encodes MTTTAEPNTSPSPPPRKSVLLDSGFLRLWVGSTASGMATWALPFVLGLAVLRTTLTPAEIGLLLATRTAGFLVAVPLGGVWTDRHSARGVVLVSGALAAAATPVIAMGMGESTLLTACAATVVGAGQGTTRPAYQALTAEVVDEARRQQANAARTLSVRVTTLVAPGSTALLATVLSVRWLLLITASLWLVSALAPPRGTLPGRAGEHPPGIIGGFVDGLREARRHPWFPAGLAALSTVITFGYSTTSVVLPMISRDRYGTEFVLAGALTAYTAGALLGAVIIARWRPRSQGWAALGALACYGFAPLTLLLPVPAVVVFAGYAVAGVGIELFNVPWFTATQREVDPRLLGRVSSLDFLVSYGLAPLGLALIGPAVEHLGTTWVLGTSALLCCAVPALVATAPGTRHFSRNPVRTG; translated from the coding sequence ATGACCACGACCGCGGAACCGAACACGTCCCCATCGCCCCCACCACGGAAATCCGTGCTGCTCGACAGTGGTTTCCTGCGCCTCTGGGTCGGTTCCACGGCCTCCGGGATGGCCACGTGGGCCCTTCCCTTCGTCCTCGGCCTCGCGGTGCTGCGCACGACGCTGACCCCCGCCGAGATCGGACTGCTGCTCGCCACGCGCACCGCGGGGTTCCTGGTGGCCGTTCCACTGGGCGGCGTGTGGACCGACCGGCACTCCGCACGCGGAGTCGTCCTCGTCTCCGGCGCACTCGCCGCGGCGGCGACACCGGTGATCGCGATGGGCATGGGCGAGTCCACACTCCTCACCGCCTGCGCCGCCACCGTGGTCGGTGCAGGCCAGGGCACCACGCGTCCCGCCTACCAGGCGTTGACCGCCGAAGTGGTCGACGAGGCCCGACGTCAGCAGGCCAACGCCGCGCGAACGCTCTCCGTGCGCGTGACCACGCTGGTGGCTCCCGGCAGCACCGCACTGCTGGCCACAGTGCTCAGCGTGCGGTGGCTGCTGCTGATCACCGCCTCGCTCTGGCTGGTGTCCGCGCTCGCTCCCCCCAGGGGCACGCTCCCCGGCCGCGCGGGGGAGCATCCCCCCGGCATCATCGGCGGATTCGTCGATGGACTGCGCGAAGCCCGCCGCCACCCGTGGTTCCCGGCCGGGTTGGCCGCGTTGAGCACTGTGATCACCTTCGGTTACTCGACGACCAGCGTCGTTCTGCCCATGATCAGCCGGGACCGCTACGGAACCGAATTCGTGCTCGCGGGAGCGCTGACCGCCTACACCGCGGGAGCCCTTCTCGGGGCGGTGATCATCGCTCGTTGGCGCCCGCGTTCCCAGGGGTGGGCGGCCCTGGGCGCGCTGGCCTGCTACGGGTTCGCCCCGCTGACCCTGCTTCTTCCCGTCCCGGCCGTCGTGGTCTTCGCTGGTTACGCGGTGGCCGGAGTCGGCATCGAACTGTTCAACGTCCCCTGGTTCACGGCCACCCAGCGCGAGGTCGATCCCCGACTGCTGGGCCGGGTGTCCTCGCTGGACTTCCTCGTCTCCTACGGGCTCGCTCCACTCGGCCTGGCACTGATCGGGCCGGCGGTCGAGCACCTCGGAACCACCTGGGTGCTCGGCACCAGCGCGCTGCTGTGCTGCGCGGTTCCCGCGCTGGTCGCCACGGCACCGGGAACCCGGCACTTCTCACGAAACCCCGTGCGCACCGGCTAG